From the Hordeum vulgare subsp. vulgare chromosome 1H, MorexV3_pseudomolecules_assembly, whole genome shotgun sequence genome, the window CAACATCGTCATGAGCGGCTCCAAAGCACGCTGTCTAAGCATGCTAGCCAAACACACTGTTCCCGTGAAGTGTGTCGCCATGGGCAAGGAGACGGCTACCGGTTTGGACGGTGATAGGCAGATTGCGGTGTGTAGCGGAAGCCTGTAGGTCAAGGTCTGGTGTCATACGCGGAAGCATGGGCGCTGTACCATGCGCCGGAGCTGAAGCCCATGCGCGTGGCAGCTGCGTGAGGTCGAAGCAATTGTGCATGCGCGCATGGAAAGAATGTGTTGGGGATCAACAAAGCAGGTTTACTGGGGTCCCGATGGGTTAAATGGGATAGCCCGTTTAAAATTTGTGATGTCCCACGGGTGTCCACTAAACAGTTTAAGTGGGATGGGCTAAGTTAGTCTCACTATTATCCACTCCCACCTGCAGCCTGAAGCAAAGCATATGTTGTAGTTCATGTGATTCTAACAGAAGCTTACAACAAACTTACAACCAAAAGCATTTTCAATAAATTCAAGAATAAAAAGCTTAACGACTGAACCAACTTACTTGGCAATCACCAGCACCAACACGAGCAAAAATACAATCTCTCACACTAATGCTTGCCTGGTCACAAGGAACGAAGGAACCAACTTGTGCCATCAAGACATTTACACCAACCTGGTTCCAAAACAAAAAGGGCTTCAGATAAGTTTATGAAATGAAAAAGTACAGGCATCACATTCATAGCAAAAGGTTATGCATAAAATAAGTAGAAGAGAATTTAGGGGGGGGCAAGAAAGAAGGTCCACAGGTCCAAATTCCTTTGGTTTTACTAAGATTTGTAGGTACAGGAGCCACCTGAGTTAATTTGGTATTTTGGTTTGCCTTTGACACAATGAAAATACAAATCGATATTTGTTCTAGATGGATCCTTAGGTTGCTAAAACTACACCTGATATGGATCTCAGATGTGTAGGGACAGAGTGAGACCCTACCAGTAATGAGGCAAGGTAGAAAGGTTAACTCTTCTATTTTCTTGCTTAATGTTATCTCCATGaggtatagagagagagaggctctAACAACACAAATCCCGCCAATTTTTATCTAAGGTGATCTTGCTTTACCCTACTATAACTGGCTTAAAGCGCATGTAACTGGTAATTAACTGGAAAGTGCTCCTATCTTTCCATGTCCTTGAAATAGACAGGCAGCAGCCCACACCATAAAATAACACCCCTATGCAATACAACACTTCCACAACTGTCTGGTGGGGACCACATACAAAGACCTTGATTGCACGACCGCCCTACACTGATGAGAAGCTTAAGGACAACCCTCTCAGTATGTTGACTACAGTTGATTTGCAAACAACCCCAGCAAAACCTTCGTTGGCCAGCTATTAAGCTTCACTAATTTTGTAATATGAACACCGATCAAATAATTTTGTGAAGCTGCATTTCATAGTTGCAGACATTACCATTTCAAGTATTATGTGCTTATATCAGCATGCAATAGAGCCGCTCCTAATTACTAGTATGCATAGTACACCATACTTATTGATCAATCCAAAGTACCATACACATATTTTCAGTACATAATAGAAAAAACTTAATTTCATGAAACAAGTCAAACGAATGCCAAACTGTCATTGATATTATAAACGTGCAGATCTGACCTGACGAATAAAAGTGGATTTTCCACCCATGTTTGGCCCAGTGATGATTTGAAACCAACTTTTTCCCCTCGCCTATTTAGAAGAATTTGAAGCGTCACAAACCTTTTTTTCAGGGAAAGGCAGCACAAACCTTGGTGACTAAGTGCTTCCGTGTAAGCAAGATCATGATATACTTACCAAAGTGCAATCATTTGGTATGAAGTTAACACCATCTTGGGCCTCCACACAAGGATGCCGACTACCTTGTAGAATAATATCTCCTTCCTCCTGTATTAAATTCAACAGATTAGAACTGCAGCCACAAAACAAAAAGTGGAATTGCTTCTTTTGGAGGGTATTAGCTAATACTTCTTACCGATGTTGTGATGTCTGGTCTTACATAAGGAACTGGGCAACTGACTGCCAAATCAGCAAAACTCTGTAAAACATCCAACTCAGATATAATTGCAGCAAAATTCTCAAATACCTACATCAAGAATTTAAGATCTGTTAGTCACAAATGACGAAAAAAAAGGGTAACTACAAATCATTTTATCTAAATGTACCTCTGAGAAGGTGCATGAAACTTGCACTACATTATCGACAATCTTTTTCTGGCAACTTGTGTAATCACCAAGCAGTGACTGGTATTGGTCACCTAGCTTTTTAAGCTTGGCGCTTGTAAACTTCACACCATCTTTACGAGTTTCTATGATAATGTAATTGGTCGTGAGCTTTTTCCTGACTTTCTGTTCATCTTTCTTTGAGATTCTGAACACATGTCCAAATGGGCCTTTTTCTAGCTTCAATTGCTTATCAACAGAAAGATCCAGATCAGTGGCTGTATGCATGTGCAAATTGTTTatgtgattttcaacttcagaaaGCTCATCCTTCAGCACAGCCAAATCAGGAGAATATAGGGGAGATATCCTGTACTCGCCATTGTCTACTTGATCGAGGTCAATGGCTGTCTTAACAAGATTAGCAAACCTACCATATCGATTCTCTGTCAGCCACTCTTCTAAAGAGCTAAGGAATCTTGTCATTACGGATGTAGAAAACTGGCCATTGTATTGTTGAAGAACACCCTTGATGTACGGGATTGTAGAGCAGGACTGCAAAAACATTGATTAAAAAAAGGTGAAATTTTACTTGAGCaagaagattcaaaacaaaaataatggcaaAAGACACACGTCTATGTAAGTATATAAAATAACTTTCAATTTGATACGTATGTGTTAAGGGGTTTGTGTTTTACTAGAATCATCACATACAGATATACCCCTCATGTTTAGTATTATCTTGGCTCAGGAATCTAGTTCTAGTCTGCTAGGACATTCTGTGCAAAGATGCAGCAACACAAGCACAAAAAAGGCCCAATTCATTCACTCAAAATATGCTATCTGAACCATATATTAACAGTTAAGAAGCCAATATAACAGTGTCGTAAGCTTATCTGCATACATACTTTAGCCAAACAACCATATTTGCAAGAAAGTAACAGCAGGTAGAAGCAAAAACCTGGTAGAGCTTAACAACAGGCTGCAGGTTGGCTGATTTCTTACGGAGAGCATGTATTAGGCGATCAATATCAGATATCCTTTTAAGGTGTTGCCTAAGACCATGATGAAGCTCTGGATCTTCTGCAAAAGCCTGAACCATATCTAATCTGTTATTGATTTCGTTTACATCTAGCAAAGGTTGTTTCAGCCATTTGTTAAGTAGTCGCTTTCCCATCCCAGCAGTGCAAGTTCTGTTCATCAAACCAAACAAACTAAAATTCTTGTTTACATCAGTTTTTCCTTCAACAATATTCAATGCTCGAACCGCGGCAGAATCAAGTCGCATGTAGCGGTCCAAATTGAATTTCTCAATTGTGTAATTTCCATAATTAGTGTCATCTGCTAGCAACTCAGCATATGATACTAGAGCTCCAAGAGCACCCAAAGCATAGTCAAACTGAGATAGGAGATCACGAATTGGCTCAACAGAACCCCTGATTATTCTACCAAGATCCTGCACAATATCTCTAGATTTAAATTCAGCCTTCTTCCTTTCAGTCAGTAGAATATTGCAATTGCTAATAGCATCCTGAAGAGGCTGCAAATCTATTGATTTCTCAAAATCTGCTGGAAGAAGACACTCCTTGCAACCTAATGCAACAAGGGCTGATTCCACATTTGTGAATCGACTATCTTCAGGGAACTCAGCCAACC encodes:
- the LOC123428016 gene encoding DNA mismatch repair protein MSH2 — encoded protein: MDSEDFLPEGGKLPELKLDARQAQGFISFFKKLPKDPRAIRLFDRRDYYTAHGENATFIAKAYYHTMTALRQLGGNSDGISSVSVSRAMFETIARNLLLDRTDHTLELYEGSGSSWRLTKSGTPGNIGSFEDILFANNDMQYSPVTVALFPVFREGQLYVALSFVDMTNRKLGLAEFPEDSRFTNVESALVALGCKECLLPADFEKSIDLQPLQDAISNCNILLTERKKAEFKSRDIVQDLGRIIRGSVEPIRDLLSQFDYALGALGALVSYAELLADDTNYGNYTIEKFNLDRYMRLDSAAVRALNIVEGKTDVNKNFSLFGLMNRTCTAGMGKRLLNKWLKQPLLDVNEINNRLDMVQAFAEDPELHHGLRQHLKRISDIDRLIHALRKKSANLQPVVKLYQSCSTIPYIKGVLQQYNGQFSTSVMTRFLSSLEEWLTENRYGRFANLVKTAIDLDQVDNGEYRISPLYSPDLAVLKDELSEVENHINNLHMHTATDLDLSVDKQLKLEKGPFGHVFRISKKDEQKVRKKLTTNYIIIETRKDGVKFTSAKLKKLGDQYQSLLGDYTSCQKKIVDNVVQVSCTFSEVFENFAAIISELDVLQSFADLAVSCPVPYVRPDITTSEEGDIILQGSRHPCVEAQDGVNFIPNDCTLARGKSWFQIITGPNMGGKSTFIRQVGVNVLMAQVGSFVPCDQASISVRDCIFARVGAGDCQLRGVSTFMQEMLETASILKGASEKSLIIIDELGRGTSTYDGFGLAWAICEHLVEVTRAPTLFATHFHELTALANKNGDQHQHVPDLGIANYHVGAHIDPSSRKLTMLYKVEPGSCDQSFGIHVAEFANFPEAVIALAKSKAEELEDFTSAPNLSGEPSDEVGSKRKRVFSPDDVTRGAARARLLLEDFAALPLDEVDGSKATEMVAKLKSDFEKDAASNPWLHQFL